Part of the Pomacea canaliculata isolate SZHN2017 linkage group LG11, ASM307304v1, whole genome shotgun sequence genome is shown below.
tggcgcaGGTGGACAAGACATGTGACAGACTTCACAAGCTGGTAGAAGATTTTCGAAACAAGTTGAAGGACAAGACTCGCACGTCACATCTCCAAATCAAGAATTCCTTACGTGACGTCAAGACTGCCCTGAGCAACCGTCTAGGgaatgtgacgtcacacaaacacattgtgacgCGAGTGACGTCAGTGTCCCCACGTCCTGCACTGATACACATGACAGAGGCTCTtgcagacagggtcaacagccttgacctcagcgCCGACTTGCAAGGAGAGGTGTGGGTGAAGCTCTCATCAAGTGTAGAGTGCTGTCAAGAAGTTGTAGGACGGATAGAACAAGAGCTACTGACATTCGaacagcagaaaacaaagacaaaggtAAAGTGTTTTGTGTcacctctttttttattttctctcttattGTAGCACTAATaccaattttctctttttctgatCATCTTTTCAGACTGTGCTCTAGCTAATAAACATAAGTCTTTTAcgtgaaaatagaaaatgtcgACAACATAATGATGAGTTTGGTCTCCGCACCAAGTTTTTGTATCGTTGACAACATGACCACAACTTTCATTTTTCGAGCTTTATTCTTGTCAGGACTTATGTTACACGCGCTTAGTCAATGTTGGATTTTAGGAAGCATTGTAATATTATTCAAAACATTCTCTGCGTGTATGCGCGCGCGTATCATGGAAATAGATACAGCTATTATGTCAAACATATTactaaacatcaggacacacacacacacttttagttcgttaaaattatttcagaatgCATGTTTTCATGAAGTGCCAAAATTTGTAGTAAGTCATCTGTCAacagtaaaatgtattttctaagATCACATCACCAGCAAATTCTtcaaacaaatgtaaaggtTTGTGCATGGTATATTGTGATTTAATGTATGGAAAGTTGATTCTTACAGACACAAGACTTTCCTAAGAGTATCATTGCAGATCTTAATAGAGGAAAAAAGCCCTCATTATAAAACACATCTAATGACACTAATACCAAAACATGACAATAATATTAGggatttatatttctttttttttcttaactattTATTATCAAACATTATAAGTGTCgagttatttaataaattaataaatatcacTTTCCTCACCAAAAAATGGACCTTATTTACAGATGGACCCACAACcaccagtccttgtgttccacgaCAACTGCGGAACCAACATTCGTCTGACAAACGGTAACAGCACCGCGGAGAAGATAAAGTCGCGTGCCATCTACCACGGGgtggtcgtgtcacgtgatgcaATGGTGGCGGAtgtcttgtatgaagtaagatatTGTGCTAgaccgatgatgatgatgatgataaaactcGCTTTAGCACAGAAATTACCgtgatgcaattttttttttttttggtacacaGACGCATATAAAATCCTTTTGaattattttggttttattttgttttaattgttgaaaAAGTTTGAGAAAAGCTTAATGAGAACGGATTAAGTTGTCTTAATAGATAGTGTCTGTCTTTAGTCCTGCCTTTCACTTTAGTCAGAGATAGACATCGTTTAGGTCAAGTAAACACCCTAATCAGCTGTCACAGGCTGACATGTCATGACGTGATGGTGACACAGGTCAGAGTGGACACAGTATCAGGTGAGAACAGCGAGCTATTATTAGGAGTGACAAAGATATCTCCTGAACATCTCCTTGTGATAAAGTTTTCTACAGACTGGAAAGACTCCGTTATCATCTCGCCCAGTCTGGTCGCACACCAGGCAAAACTTGTGAGTTTTCATAAAAAGTCCGTACATATGCTTTTGTGGTTTGGTCTACAATAAAAGTTAAAGCTGATTATCATTCactttatttcatctttatattaaacaaaacattctaaaagGTTTAGTGAaatattctttccttttctaaTCACAAGGTAAAATTAGGTATTGTATTATTTCCcaaaattgtataaaaatgtttttgcttaGAACAAAGTCACTAAGATAGACCTCAGTAACAGATGTGAATATGTTGACGTATTTATTGAGCAGTTACAGGTTATTTAGGAGGTTATAAGATTGGTATTTTTcacagtaaattttataaaagtatatCTTAAGAATGTAAGTGAAGTATTTTCTTAGATTTGTGGAAATGTTACCTGAAGCTGCTGAATATTACGTTTGGAGAAatttaactgattttttaatTGAACTAAGTAAATCAGCCCCTAGTCGAAAATCAAgagttcttttctttgtacatCAAGTCAcgataaaattaaataatcctTGCTCCTACCTAATATTTTTTCGGAAGGTATCAACCATTTCTGTTTTATCGTAcgcagttacaaaaataattgtgaaataagGCATGCTTGAATTAAAGACAGCGGTAAAACTGAAGTACTTACTgtttttcctgtattttattGAAGGTAACGATATCAGGTATTTGTCTGTAGGTGTCGACACCGATAGGAAAAGGTCTCCAAAGGCTTCAGGTCGGGAGTCGAGTCGGGGTCCTGGTGGACTCATCAAACGATCTTCACCTCTACATCGATGGACAGGACCAGGGTGTGGCAGCAAAAAGTGTCGCCCTGCCCTGTTTCGCTGTCTTTGATCTCTGGAGTACAGTGACTAAGGTGAGAGATACAGGTACATGTTACATTACACAGAGGAGTCTGGGATTGTCTGTGGAGACTACGAATGTCTCTTGAACTGTGATAACGTAAAAATGTTCAGAAGTCTGCAgttaataaatgataaaatggaaaacattttattatccGCTTCCTGGTGCTGACCTACAGGCGTAACTTTTGTAGAGTGGAGAtttattaaattctttattaCTAAATCATTTGGTGTTGTATCTAATGCCTTATTCTTTTTGCAACAGGTGACAGCCCTTCCTGTATCTAGGAGGACATGAAGATATCAGAGAACAAGAAGTCTGAAAAagtctgaaaacaaagaaaaacaaaaaagaatatgtTCGTGACTAACCTGAGCTTGAATATCCCCAATGAGAGCCCCAATGAATTTGTTTCGTCAACCTGTTTTctatgcaaaacaaaaagagtattaatttgtgtattattttttccctttaatttcTTGGTTATTAAAAACTCTATGCCCTGCTCTACTCAcactgtgaaagagagagaagaagaagaatgaggaGGAAATACTTCTTTTAGCATTGAGGAGTTTGACGGAATATtatttaagcaaataaaatattttgtgtaagcACTAAAAAAAGAAGTATACACATAAGTACTGCAGAATTAAACCGTTTTTTATATTCCTTGAAATAGGCATTAGCTTCAGgctatattaattaattaaaattactgTTCATAAGTAAATTAATCTACTTAAAACTCAAAAGTGAGTTTTGTAAGACTATGCAATTCTCTTTAATTCTATTAGctctttgtctttattgtatgtTAACCTGTATATAGCGTAGTCgatattactaaaatatttacaattctttgtgtgtatttgttcaatattgtacaaaagaaaatttaaaatatatcccCAAAAAAGCCTTCTATAGAATATGCGTCTAAAATCAATAGTgatgaataatgaaatataaagcacaaacgtaaacaaacacaccaacatacTGATGAAGTCCCACAGTCATGAGGGATCGCCACTTACTCCAGTCCAGACCAAGCTAATGAACTACTTCCGACATTTCTCTAAGCAAGTCTCCGCCAGTGATTGTTCCATTGATGcttttcatttcctcttttcattttttttttcatttccttcttcagTAATTTCAAATGCAGTACTTATACCACAAATGAACATTAATAATTAACCAGTGTCACTTACGTTTTGTAAACTCCTCTGACACtcgaaaatatttcaaactttagCTGCAACATAAGATCGTTTCCCAAATCTTCTACTAGTCTTGTGATTGTCATTCGTGACACCTGACGACTTCAACTGACTTTTTTTACCGAGCATATTTTATATACTACAGCCAGAATGTACTTTCCCCGACATTCACCTTCAGAAAATGGTTGGCTTCCTAACTCAATATTTGAGCCACCCGGAGACTAGCTCGAACGACCGCTGTGTTGACTTTTGTAATCTcattctattcttttttttttcttttctggaacCTTTCTACAAAGAAAGAATCTTTCTCAGGTGATGAGTACGCTACTGAATACAGCTTTTATTCAATGCAACACATTGAGCCCTGGATCACACCATCCACAGTCTAATCAGGTCTTCCATCCCACTTTACACACTCCACGCTTCTTACTTTGTGGCAGAATAACCGATCATGATATATAATGTTTTTGAACGAGGTTCAACAGAAATAGATAGAGGTCACTGTATATgtacaaaagaatttttaaaaagtaatcgCTGTAATCTAAGCCAAtttctctaaaataaaataaaaaaaggaacgaAACGAAAAGTGGATTGAACTACTGTAACGGGAATTCCCAGATTAGTAGATGTAATTCTTataaacgtcacgtgacttgattCTTATTTTCACTGCTCCGCCTGTCGTGATAGCGAGAATTCGTTGTGAAAGAAAACGTTTTGGACATTTCAGTCTGGAATATTGAGGTATACTGTCCGGCCAGGCAGTCAACCCTCACCTAACTCGTTCATTAGAAGGAGAGGCAGTAAGTAAACAGTATCATAACATTGCAATACACCGCATATCGTCAACACATTCACAGGTGTCCGGGTCAGTGGATACAGCAAACCGCCATCTTTGTGAGCTACAGTGTGACTCAGGTAGGTCAGCCGTCGTGTAATAAAGGTCAATAGGTATTTAGTTAATTTACAGTACGCTTTAGTGGTTGGTAACTTCTAGAgaataaatataatcaaaagAGAAGCTACTGACCTAAGCATTACTTTACATTTCATCAAGGGGGGTGCTGGTCTTTGttaaaataagaaagttaaTACGATTGTAAATGTCCGCGAAAAAATAGGTTGTCACTGAAACAACCTGCCAAGGctgatgacattaaaatatttgtgaataatCGTGGGAAAATTTTACATCATCaatgagaaataataaaagcagtaTCATTATTGAATAACTTTCTGATATTCTCTTTATGAGACTttcttatgttttgttttagaaagagaaaaatattttatcttttcactATTCTGCTGCTCCTTCGCTTTTCTTTTCTAGTCTCTCCTTCCTTTGCTCTTTTTCTTCTaatcacaacacacatacatgtcaCGGAGCACGGTTAAAAAAACCAGCAGCGATAGAAATGTCTGCAAAAAATCCTGAAGCAATACTTCacaatttacattaattttcttgcattaaATTTGTGTTATTGTCCCTCTAACGTGTCTGTATGTTTCCTATAATCAGTAACTTAGAATCCAGGATGGCTGAGCCacacgaaagagagtgtgctgtgtgcacgaatgacttcacaacaccaaagattctaccctgtggtcatctcctgtgtcgagaatgtgtcatttcctggatggattcCAAACCTGATGCCGGGTGTCcgctgtgtagatgtcctatagtagagcagtcagatggaagttcgtccgccactgttgacgccctgccgacagactttgtgatggaagcgctggtggagagcgctcgtgtgctgagtaaagatcacctttgttgtgtgtgtgaggacgtcagggcggacttcatctgtatgcagtgtcaggATATGTTGTGTTCAGCGTGTACGAAAGTACACAAGAAGATGTCGGCGActcgcagtcacgatgtggagagtctcagcactgtgacacctgaacgtctggctgccagccgccatgcactgtgtgctgaccacggcgacaaacaggtGGACAGCTTTTGCTTGTATCACCGACTTGCCGTCTGCAAATCCTGTAAGGTTCAGAAACACAGTAGATGTTTAAAAGTAAgcgattttgattttgaaatacaTTCAGCTGAAAACTCACTTACCCACCTAACAAAGATTTTGGTAGAAGCGGAGCAGAAGCTAGAGCAGGTTATAGGTCAGGTGACGTCACGCCTACAGGAGGTTGATGTCagcgaacaagaagacatggcgcaAGTAGACAAGACATGTGACCGTCTTCAGAAGCTGGTGGAAGATTTCCGTATGAGGTTGATGGAAAAGACACGTACGTCACATCTGCAAATCAGGAATACATTACGTGACGTCAAGACTGCCCTGAGCAACCGTGTAgggaaggtgacgtcacacaaacacattgtgatGCGAACCACGGCAGTGTCACCACGTCCTGCactgatacacatgacacaggctctgacagacagggtcaacagccttgacctcagctTTGACTTGAAACAAGTGGTGTGGGAGAAGCCCTTTTCAAGTGCAGAATGGAGTCAAGAAGTTGTGGGTCGGATAAAAGACGAGCTCCTGAAATTGGAGGAGCTGAAgactaagtttaaaaaaaaggttaactgccttttgttgtattattaatttgttttttgttaaaaaaaacaggtttcCTCGTCTTTCATTCATCCTTCTTTCAAGATCCTTTCCTCTCTGGTAGAAGTATCCAGCTGGAGTGTGTCCAAGTTACAATGCGATAGAGAAAGGTGTGAGTGTACATAAAATCCCATTCTGTGCTGTTATATGTAGTCTGTAAACActtttgagagaaagagaaaaaaatgtcactcTGCGTGTTTGTGATAACGGTTGATATTTATATTAACTTGGTCGTATAAGTAACAGTCACTTAGGGTAACTTGTCAGGAAAATTCTTAGACCCGTTATTTATTAGTAAATTATATTCCAATTTTTTATTTGGGATAACATTGTAATGAGTAATTGTTATGTATGTTAAGATACTATATTGATGTTTGTAATAGGTTTATACATTACACatttaatttgtattatttgtattaatttatattataaaagtGTATAGATATTTATGGACAAaccattcatttttaaatgtctatttTTACCTTTATATTAATTACGACATGAAATGCATTCAGTAATAGACAAATAAAGTCTCCATACTAATGGTATGTGAAACTAGTATGCAATCTTAATAAATAACTGATTTTGgtgatatacatataaaagatttttaaattttaatgtgtatatgtatattatttaaCTGCGCTAAGTACAAGATAAAACATATATAAGAGCCATTAGTTGTGGTCAGTGAAACAAGTGAACGACTTAATTAAGTCAACGATTTACAACCTTTTCTATCTCTGTCCCACTAAATGCCTTTTAGAGTAactgaaaagaataaacattaaaataaagagaagaagtaaatgatataaatctttttttttaaatatgcaaactagctcaaagaaaaattcttaaaaaagtCTTGTTTTCAGACTGTTAATCAAGTTGGGGATCATCAAATGACATGTTTCTCAATGCTCTCTGTCTGTTAATAGAGTTCCTTCGCAAGCTGCTCGTTCAAAGTGGAAACGACTGTTAAGCAAATCAAGGTAAATAatctttttacacattttatttttactcttgaTATATGTATTAATGTAGCTATATGCAAGTATGTAtgtaaattgtgtaaaatatttttcacctaTTTTCTATCACATTACACGCCTAGAAATTTCACGAGTAACTCATTTAAaatgacaatgcaatattacaTTTAGCAGTCCAAGATCGCATATTTCTcaatcttctctctctgttactACCTGCCAAATGATTCTTCCAAacagaaaaagtttgtaaagaaaagcCAGGTAacaatttttcaatatttttagcatcgtctatatatatatatgtcataaaacatataaagaaacagttttgaacATTTGCTTAAAGCTCTAACAGCTGGAAGATGGTATGTATATAATTTtccatttaaagttttttaaagaaagtccTCAACAAGCTTAAAGCATCTAACATTCCATTATAATATTTGTCCTCATTTTCGTCAGGCTTACTGTTACAAACGTTTAGTAAATGTTGCATTTTAGTGAGCATATaacatttaaacttttgcacacacacacacacaaactaaacacagtccagtgttgcagaaaacaatatataataatgataagtaaagatttatatagcgcatatcCTACACACGCATATCGTCGACACCTTTGTGAACAAGTGATGACAACtggacattgtgtgtgtatgtgcaagaAGGAAGCGGTCCTATCATTCAAGTGTAACATAATTAAATACTGAAATTGTAACAAACGGCTTCActatttcaaatgtttcttcaCCCACAATTTAAATGTGaatttaaacaaatacaatcgtatgcacacacgcacatatactTGTGTTCGATAAAAGTCTTTGACTGCAGGTCTGTAATAGGTAAGGTATTGAATCACATCAGTGACTTTGTTGATTAAATGAAGAGTATTGTATGGTTAAGACCTGTCAAATTAATTCTCTCTTCCTTCGGggtttttgtaacatttaaacaatattt
Proteins encoded:
- the LOC112576284 gene encoding E3 ubiquitin-protein ligase TRIM33-like: MDEPQERKCVVCTNYYTTPKILPCGHLMCQQCVISWMYSKPRAGCPLCRCPIVEQSDGSSSDTVDALPTDFVMEALVESARVLSKDHLCCVCDTKKAENICIQCQDKMCSSCAQLHKKMSATRSHDVESVSTVTPERLAASRPALCADHGDKQAEYFCREHRLAVCRACRSHEHKVCLKVSFLDDETESVQKSLNDLTKILVEAEQKLEQAIGQLTSRLQEVDVSEQEDMAQVDKTCDRLHKLVEDFRNKLKDKTRTSHLQIKNSLRDVKTALSNRLGNVTSHKHIVTRVTSVSPRPALIHMTEALADRVNSLDLSADLQGEVWVKLSSSVECCQEVVGRIEQELLTFEQQKTKTKMDPQPPVLVFHDNCGTNIRLTNGNSTAEKIKSRAIYHGVVVSRDAMVADVLYEVRVDTVSGENSELLLGVTKISPEHLLVIKFSTDWKDSVIISPSLVAHQAKLVSTPIGKGLQRLQVGSRVGVLVDSSNDLHLYIDGQDQGVAAKSVALPCFAVFDLWSTVTKVTALPVSRRT
- the LOC112576274 gene encoding E3 ubiquitin-protein ligase TRIM33-like; the protein is MAEPHERECAVCTNDFTTPKILPCGHLLCRECVISWMDSKPDAGCPLCRCPIVEQSDGSSSATVDALPTDFVMEALVESARVLSKDHLCCVCEDVRADFICMQCQDMLCSACTKVHKKMSATRSHDVESLSTVTPERLAASRHALCADHGDKQVDSFCLYHRLAVCKSCKVQKHSRCLKVSDFDFEIHSAENSLTHLTKILVEAEQKLEQVIGQVTSRLQEVDVSEQEDMAQVDKTCDRLQKLVEDFRMRLMEKTRTSHLQIRNTLRDVKTALSNRVGKVTSHKHIVMRTTAVSPRPALIHMTQALTDRVNSLDLSFDLKQVVWEKPFSSAEWSQEVVGRIKDELLKLEELKTKFKKKSSFASCSFKVETTVKQIKLNAPPPVFVFHDNCGNNIRLTNGNRTAEKKMQQAFCNAVVVSRDPMLANVLYEVRVDSVTDKENYLELGVTRNSPAHVSVTHSSAYVKDSVIIAPGKVCYQQERVPIPLANELKGLKVGSRVGVLVTSSNDLHLYINGQDLGVAANNVTQPWFAVFDIGSLVNQVTALPTSWRT